The DNA window CCCCTTGCGCGGCGTGCCGTCGAACAGTTCGTCCTCGATGGCCTCGATGCAGTCGTCGAGGGCTTCCACCGCGGTGAAATGACTGTCGACCACCACGTCGAGCAGGCCGTGCACCAGCGCACCGACACCGTAGCGCTGGCCGCCGATCTCCTGCCATCGCCGCGTCACCTGCGCCATGTCGAAGTCGGACGTCAGGCGCACGGTGATCAGCCCTTGCGGCAGCACGAATCCTGAGATGCGCTGCATCGACAGCATGCGCTGGCCCGCGTCGGCCGCATCGTTGGCGACGTCGACGGCGTAGACCGTGAAGAAGGTGTGCGTTTCGTACGCGGTGGCCTTGACCCGCTCGGCTGCGGCCACGGCATCCTCGACCGCCCAGCGGTTCAGACCGAGTTCGTCGGCCAGTCCGCACAGGGCGTCGTGGTCCGGTTCGCACAGGTCAACCCACACCAGGGTGTCCGGTTCGGACAGGTAGTCGGAGATCTTGCCGAACTCGAAGTCGTCCAGCGGCTTGCCGCCGCGCCACACGTGGCCCTGAATATTCGAAGCGATCTGCACCACAGCATCCTCTCAACCGTTGTTCACGATCGGTAAACCCACCAGCCACTCGTTGGCGCCGCGGTCGCCGACTGCCCGTGATGATCTTGACGTCGGGTCGTGTCAGCCCTTTCGGCGGTGTCGGCGAGCAGGTGGGTGAAATGGAGCAATCAAACCGGTTGCAGCTCAAGCCTTATCGAGCTGTCTCCGAGCATATCGACGGTGCCTGGTGGCCGCGATCGACGAACTTGGTCGACGAGCTGCCGTGCCTGGTGGCGTCGTTGTCCGACCGCCTCGGACAGGTCGTCATGGTGGGCTACCGCCGCAACGGCTGGCAACAGACGCCGGCGCTGGCCGAAATCGACGGGCACACAATCGAATTGCTGGGCTTCACCAGTAACGAGCCGGCCAGCGTCATCGTGATGGCCGAAAGCGGCCGCCACATCACCCTGCACGTCATCCGGCCGGACACCGACGAGAACGCCGCCCGCCGGGCACTCGACGCGGTGCGTACACCCGCCGCCACCCAGGTCTCCCCCGCCGTCCGGGCCACGGTCGGACGATCGGTGGTAGACGTGGCCGACAAGCTGGCCCGTCACGAGGGGCTGGATGACGAGCGGCGTACCGCCCAGATCCGGCGCTGGTGCGAAGAAACGGCGCAACGATTCATCGATGCACCGGTGCAGACCTTCGTACCCATCCTCGTCGAACACATCGTCCGCAACCGTATGATGGAGTCGCCCAAGCAGCACTATCCCCCCGACGGCGGCTTGTGCATCACGGTGCCCGGCAGCTCCGCGCCGTATTCAATATCGTCGTAGTCGCGTCCCTTGCGCCGCCGATCTTTCGCCGAGCCCCGCGTCGGGCGCATCGGAGCCATCGGGAGCAGGGGCGTCTGACCGGCACCCGGCGGCAGCGCGGAGACCGCCGACGTCAGTTGCACCGGAGCCGATGAACCCAGCATCCCCACCGTCGCGGGTGGCATGGTCAGGTTGCCGAGCGAAATTCCGATGCCCAGCGTCGCGCGGGGCGCCAACGACGATCCGACCGCGCCGAGGAGTTGCGCGTCCGCCGACGACAACGCGGCCGTTCCCTCGGCGAGGCCGCCGAAGATGTCGGCGCCCACGCCCCCCTGCAGCGCCTGGGCGGCGTTGAGCTGGGCGAGATAGCTGAGCATGTTGACCGGGAATCCGCTCGCAATGAACTGCCATCCCCACACGCTGAAATATCTGAACCAGCCCGAGTCGGGATCCAACCCGAAGGCGCTGGAGGCGGCGAGGTCTTGACTAGTCCCGGACAGCGCGGCTGCGATCTGCGTCCCGGTATTGCCGGTGTTCGTGGTGGGCAGCAGGGCGGCCTGGGTGGCCACGCCCGACGGGTTGGCCACCTGCGGCGGCGACTCGAACGTGGGCGGCCTGACGGTGCTCGCCGAGGTCGCGGCGTAGCGCATCATCGCCGCCGAGTTGTTCAGCCACATGGTCTGATATTCGGCTTCGGTTTCGGCGATCGCCGGGTAGTTGATCCCGAAGAAGTTGGTGGCCAACAGCATGGCCAGCCGCGCCCTGTTGGCGGCGACCACCGAGGGATGCACCACCGTCCAGTGCGTGGTTTCGAACGCCGCGATCATGAGTTGCACCGAGGTGGCGACCTGCTGGCACTGCTGCGCGGTGAGGCGCAACCACTCGATGTAGGGCTCGAAGGCCTGGGCCATGGCTAAGGCGGACGGCCCTTGCCAGGTCGTCGACAGCCACAACAACTCCGCGGTGTAGCTGGCGGCAGCCTGCTCGAGCTCCATGCTGAGCTCTTGCCACATGCCGGCGGCTTCGATCCATGACCAAGCGCCGGGTCCGGAGTGGATCAGCGCCGAGGTGACCTCCGGCGGCAGTATCCCAAAATCCATGAACCTTTACCTTGGGGAAGAAGGGGGTGGGGCCAACGCTGCGCGTCGGCCCGTCCGGCAATTCGAGAGTCGATGACGATAGGACTTTTCGGTGTCCCGCTGCTGGTCGCTGTTGACCTACCCGGAGGCGGGATTGGGCGTCCGCATGCGTAAGGCACCACGTCGGCTTTATCCCGCCGATGGATTTCGAGGCATCACTTTCCCTTTGACCTGCTGGCCGTAGTCGATGTCCTCGTACTTCTGCTGTTTACGTTTTCGCCAGCCGGTGCCCGCCGACGAACCGGTTCCTGGCGGCACCATCATCGGCATCACCGGCAACCCTGCTTCCGACGCGGGCAGCGGCGAGGCCGCGGACGCGAGTTGCACCCCGGTTTGGGTGCCGGGCAACAGCCCCACCACGGCGGGGGGCGCGGTCAGCTTGCCCAGCGATACCCCAACGCCCATCGCCCCCGTCGGCGCCATGCCCGCGCCGATACCTTTGACCGCGTTGGACAGGCTGGCCGTGGCCGCTCCGAGGCCTTCCGACAGGCCCGAGCCGATGTCGCCGCCCACGCTCTGCAGCGCGCTGGCCGACGAGTTCTGCGCCAGATAGCTGAGCATGTTGATGGGGAAGCCGGACGAGATGAACTGGTTGCCCCAGGTGCTCCAATAGTTGAACCAGCCGGTGTTGGGGTCGAAACCGCCTGGTGTGTTGAGCGCGTTGAGAACCGACCCCACCGACGAGTTGCCCGACGAGTTGACCAATGCAGTGTTCACCGCGGCCTGTTGGTTGACCGTTCCGGTCGGATCGGTGATGGCGAGCGGCGAGTTGAACTGCGACAGCTGCGTGGTCGCCTGCGACGACGTCGCCTGATAGCGGCTCATCGCGGCCGAGTTGTTCGCCCACATGGTCTGGTATTCATTTTCGGTCTCGGCGATGGCCGCCGTGTTGGTGCCGAACCGGTTGGTGGCGAGCAGTTGCGCCAGGCGCGTCCGATTGGCGGTGACGACCGCAGGCGGGACTATCGATGCGCGCGCGGCGGTGAAGGCCGATGCGGCGGTGTCGGCCGAGGTAGCCATCTGCGCGGCCTGCTGCGCCGTCTCACGCAGCCAGAGCAGGTAGGGCTGGACGGACTGCAGCATCGCCATCGCCGATGGCCCGTCCCAAGACTCGATGAGCGACGACAACGTCGAGGCATACGTGGAGACCGAATTCTCCAGCTCGACAGCCAGCCGCTGCCAGGCGCCGGCGGCCTCGATCAGCGAGCCCGCCCCCGGCCCGGTGTGGATGAGCGTCGAGGTCACCTCTGGGGGTGCAAAAAGATCCATCACGTCTCACAATGCCCACGCTGAGAAAGCCTCAGCAAATTTGTGTTAACCAGGCCGCGAAGAACCTCGAAACTCTGCACCTCGAAGCCTGTCGCCTGCGGTCGGTACCTCCCAGCTCGACTGCAGCGCGTTAGGACACCCTATACCTTAAGCTGAGAGCGATTTGACATTTGCTGGCCAGGGCCACTTGCGCGCTACCGGCCGTTTCCTAAACGGTCACCGTGGCGCCGCGGTTCAACACGACGATCCGGTCCCCCAGGCCTCGGTGCTGCATTTCCCGGGTGAAGTCGGACAGCGGCGACGCGAACACCGCATAGTCGTCGAAATGCACGGGGATGACCTTCGGAAGGGCCAGCATCGCGACGAGTTCGGCGTGCCCCCGGTGCAAAAAATTGGGGTCGGTCAGCAGCGTCAGCCCGCCCGCGAAAATGAGCGTGGTGGCGTTGCCGACGAACGTGACGGTGATGTCCATAGGCCCGGGCTACCCGGTCCCGCGGCGTCCATGCCGACTAGAAGGGCGGCGGGTCATCGTCGCCGTCGGCCGGTGGAGCGGGACCAAAGTGGGCGGCCTCGCGTTCCCGATGTTTCGCTTGCCGGCCTTGGCGATTCAGCCGGCGTTCGGTGGTCACTCGCGCGGCGCGGTTCTGGGCGCGGGTCCTTCGTCGTTTGGGCATCATGGCCGTGCGGTCGGCGCAGTAATCGGGCACCACGTCGGCCTCGGTGGCCGGCGCCCCGCCGAGGCCGCGGCACAGACTCGGGAACAGCAGGGCGCTGCCCGGCGTGGTGACATAGGTAAGCCCGGCCGGTGAGGTCAGGATCAGCGTCACGTCGGGCAGCTGTTGTTCCCGCCAGCCCCAGAACGTTTTCACCAAATGATGTGTGCGGCAATAACATTTGAGGTTCGACGCGTGCGTGGGCCCGCCGTCGGCGTACGGGATCGTATGGTCCACGTCGCAGTTGACGGCGGGCTGGTCGCAGCCGGGCCAGCGGCACGTCAGGTCGCGGCAGCGCACGAAATCGGCCAGCGCCTTCGACGGCACATAGCCCGGCTCGGGCGGCGCAGCCCCCGGGTGGACCAGCGGTGCCAGCCTCGCCGACGCGGCCAGCTCGGCGACCAGGTCCGGTGGGATCAAACCCTCGGCGCCCACCTCGCAGGCCGGTGCGCCGCCGCCGCGGCCGTCAAGGGATCCCGCCTCGGCGATCACATGGATCACCACCGGTCCCGCGGCGGGCCGCGTGCCTGCCGCGCAATCGCGGCGCCCGCAGCGACATCCCAATCGGTCCGCCCCGCCCGCCAACGCCCCCAACGCGTCGGCGCGGCGCTGCTCACGGCTGCGCGGATCGTGGGCACACACCGTGGCCGCCAGTGCATCCAGCCGTTTGTCCAGCGCGTGCGCGTCCGGGGCGAGCAGGCTGCCCTCGATGTGCGACCAGCCACCCTCGACGTCGACGACCCACACCCGCCGGTCGGCCACCAACTCCTTGCGGCGGCGCACCGCATCCGCGTCGGCCCGCGCCACGATCTTGTCCACCTGCGCGGCCAGCCGCCCCCGGGTCATCGACGGCCAGCGCGCCGCGTTCACCGCCAGCTCGGCGTCCACCCTCGCCAGCACCTCGGGGTCATCGATCAGACCGGTGCGGAACACGATCGTCTGGAACATCGAGTAGTCGATATCCCCGGCCGCGAACACCGCGCCGACCTCCGGCAACCGCTCCCGCATCGCCCGGGCATAGCGGACCTTGCTGCCCGCCAGCCCCTGACCGATGCGCAGCTCGGCGGCCACTTCCGCGCTCACCGCCGCCTCGGTGTCGACCGCCCACTCCTCGCACTCCGAACAGCGCGACAGCCGATGCGCAAACAAGTCGCCGATCGCCGTCAACTGCTCAGCCGCCGCGCGGTTCTCGACCCGCGAAAACACGCCGATCCGCTCCAACAGGGCCGCCGAGACCGGCGTCACCGACGGATGCTGTCGCTCGAACAACTCGTCCAGCCGAGCAATCGCCTCTTCGAACATACATTCGATAATGCCAGATGCCTACGACAACTTTCAGCGCGACGTGCGGCCGCCTAAACGGCAGCCGCGCCCGTCACTGGAAGCGTGCGGCGCGTCGGCGGATGCGATGCGTGTGTCCGCGCACGCGGTACGGCTGCGGGACCAGGTGTATCGGCTCGGCGTAGAACATCAGCTTGGCCAGCTCCACGAGGACCAGGTAGCTGATGACGAAGGCGCCCAGCACGGCAAAGAATTGCCAGGGCAACAAGGTGAATCCGAGGGTGTGTGCCAGCGGCGAGATGGTGAGCACGGCACCGATGGCGACGACGGTGAGGCAGGTCGCCGCCAGCCAACCGCTGGGCCGGCTGCGGAAGAAGGGGACCTTGCGGGTGCGGATCGCGAAGATGATCAGCGTCTGGGTCGCAAGCGATTCCACAAACCAGCCGGTGCGGAACTCGATGGCGCCGGCGTTCAGCACGCCCAGCATCAAACCGAAGGTCAGGAAGTCGAACAGCGAACTGATCGGCCCGAAGATGAGCATGAACCGGCGGATGAAGGCGACGTTCCAGTGCGACGGCGCGTGCAGTTGCTCCTCGTCGACCCGGTCGGTCGGGATCGCCAATTGTGAAGAGTCGTACAGCAAGTTGTTCAGCAGAATCTGGCTGGGCAGCATCGGCAGAAAGGGCAGCAACGCCGAGGCGGCGGCGGCGCTGAACATGTTGCCGAAGTTGCTCGACGTACCCATCAGCACGTACTTGATGGTGTTGGCGAAAATCCGCCGTCCCTCAGCCACGCCGGTCGCCAGCACGCTCAGGTCCTTCTCCAAGAGCACCACGTCGGCCGCGTCCTTGGCGACGTCGGTGGCGCTGTCGACCGAGATGCCGACGTCCGCCGAATGCAGGGCCAGCGCATCGTTGACGCCGTCGCCCAGGAAGCCGATCGATCGCCCGTTGCGCCGCAGCGCGGTGATCAGCCGCGCCTTCTGCTCGGGGGAGATCCGCGCGAAGATGGTGTGGTTTTGCGCGGCGTCGACGAACTCGTCGTCGCCCAACGGGTCGAGCTGTGCGCCGGTGATGGTGCCCTTGGACGCCAAACCCAATTCGCTGCACACCTTTTCGGCGACACGCGGATTGTCCCCGGTGGCGATCTTGAGCTCGATGCCCAGGTCGGCCAGCTCGGACAGCGATTGCCGCGCAGCGGATTTGGGTTCGTCGGCGAAGACGAGAAATCCCACGAGCGACAAGTCGCATTCGTCCGCCCGGGTGAGCGTCGTCAGCGTCGGCGCGGGTTTGACGGCCACCGCCACCACCCGGCGCCCGGCGGCGAACAACACCCCGAGGGTTTCGTTCGTCACCGGCGCGACGGTCCGGCATTGGGCCAGCACCTGTTCGGGCGCGCCCTTGACCACCAGTACCCGGCCGCCGTCGTCGTCGACCAGCGCCGAGGTCGCCCGGCGTTCGTGGTCGAAGGGCAGCATCGCGACCCGGTGCACGGCGCCGCCCGACACCTCATGCGCCTGGGAGGCTTCCCACAGCGCGGCGTCGAGCGGGTTGGCGCTGGCACCACCGGTTTCCGGGTCAACATCGGTGGCGAGCAAGCCGAGGCGCCTTACCGACTCGCTGTGTGCACCCGACGCGTCGATCGTGTCGACGAGCCGGAGCCGGCCTTCGGTCAGGGTTCCGGTCTTGTCGGTGATCAAGACGTCGATGTCGCCGAGGTCCTCGATGCACACCAGCCGTTTTACGAGCACCTTCACCTTCGCCAGCTGGCGTGACCCGGTCGCCAGCCCGGTGCTGACCACGGCGGGCAACAGCTGCGGCGTGATGCCGACGGCGATCGCCAGCGAGAACAACACCGAGTCGATGATCGGCTTGCGAAGGAGCAAGTTGCTGGCCAAGATGACCACCATCAGCGCGATGGCGACCTGCAGCAGCAGGTAGGAGAACCGGCGCAGCCCGACCTGGAATCCGGTTTCCGGCGGGCGCTCGTCCAAACCCGATGCGATCCGCCCGAATTCGGCGTTTTTCCCGGTGGCGTATACCACCCCGGTGCCCTCGCCGGCGCTGACGATGGTGCCCATGAAGGCCAGGTCGGTCGCGTCGGGCAGGTCGGTTCCGGGAGGCACCGGCTGGGGTGATTTCTCCGATCCGATCGATTCCCCGGTCAAGATGCCTTCGTCGCATTCCAGACCGCTGACCTCGATGAGCCGGACGTCGGCCGGGACGGCCTCCCCCAGCGACAGCCGAACCACGTCGCCGGGTACCAGCGCGGTGACCGCGAGGGCGACGAACTCCCCGTCGCGGCGCACCACCGCCTTGTGCTGCATCCCCGCGTGCAGCGCAGCGGCGGCCCGCTCGGCGCGGTACTCGTTGACGAAGCCCAGACCGATGCTGGCCGCCAGGATCACGCCGATGATCACCGCCTGCATGCTGTCGCCCAGAAAGAACGAGACGACCGCGGTGCCGGCCAGCAGCATGAGGACCGCGTTGCGCAGTTGACGACCCAGCACCGCAAGGGGATTGACGCGATGGGTTCGCACCGCGTTGGGGCCGTAACGCGTCAACCGGGCGGCGGCCTCCGCGCTGGACAGTCCGGCGGGCGAACTGTCCAGCCAGCGCAACACCTCGTCGACCGGGGCGGCCGCGACCCTCTTCGTGGTTATGACCATAGCGTCCGGCCGCGTTTGAGTGGTCATAACCGGGCGCAACCAGGGACCCTCAGTAGGTGGATATCTCGTCTTGCGCGGGCAGGTCACCACTGACCACGAAGATGACGCGGCGGCCGATTTCCACGGCATGGTCGGCAAAGCGCTCGTAAAAGCGGCCCAGCAACGCCGCGTCGACGGCGACCGGAATGTTGTCCGTCCAGTCCTGACCCAACAGGACGCTGAACAGATTCCGGTAGAGCTCGTCCATCGCATCGTCTTGTTCACGAAGCCGGGCGGCCTGCTGCGGGTCGCGCGAGATCAGCACCTGTCTGGCACTGTCGCCCAACGCGATTGCCACCTCGGCCATGTCCGCGAAACACGCGCGGACCTCGTCGGGCAGGATCCGATTCGGGTACTCCCGCCGGGCGATCTTGGCGACGTGCACGGCCAGCGCGCCCATCCGTTCGATGTCGGCGATGATATTGATGGCGCTGAAAACCGCCCGCAACTCGCCGGCCACCGGTTGTTGCAGCGCAAGCAAAGCGAACGCTTCTCGTTCCGCCCGCGCCCGCATCACCATCATTCGCTCGTGCTCACGGATGACACGCTCGGCGGCGTCAAGGTCGGCCTCCAGCAGGGCTGCCGTCGCGCGCTTCATGGCTTCGTCGGCCAGGCCGCACATCTCGCCGAGCTGGACCGTCAGATCGGCCAGCTGATGGTGATAAGCGGTTCGCATAGCGCAACCGTGGCCAATGCGAGCGCTTTTCACAAGGGACGAAAGCCACCCGAAAAGGGCCTGAATGGCTCCTCCGCTGCCGGCCTCTTCCGATTTAGGCTGCGGCGGTGCCCCTCAAGGCAACCCGCGAAATACTGACCGCAGCTGCGGTGGCTGCCGCTCCGGCAGATCAAGTGCTGGAGATGCTGGACAGCTCGGCCGGCGGTTTGTCCAGCGCCGAGGCCGCCGCCCGCCTGACGCAGCACGGGCCCAACGCGATTGGCACCCATCACGTCAGTGCCGCGGCGCTGCTGGCTCGCCAACTGAACAATGCGGTGCTGATTCTGTTGGCCATCACCGCGGCGCTCTCGTACTTCCTCGGTGACCACAGCCAGGCGCTCATCATCGGAGTGATCCTGGCGGCCAGCATCGGGCTGGGATTCTTCAACGAATACCGCGCCGAGCAGGCGGCCGCCGCTCTGCATTCGCGCATTCGGCACACCGCGACGGTTCGGCGCGACGGGCAATTCGTCGACGTCGACGTCCGCGACCTAGTCCCCGGAGACGTGATCCGACTCTCTCTGGGACAGGCCGTGCCCGCGGATGTGCGGCTGCTGGAGACCGCGGCGCTGGAGTGCGACGAGGGCATCCTCTCCGGGGAATCCTCCGGCTCGGAAAAGTCCTCCACGCCGGTTCCGGCCGACGCCGCGTTGTCCGATCTGGCCGATCTGGCCTTCATGGGCACGATCGTGAGTGCCGGCGAGGGGCTGGCCGTCGTCTACGCCACCGGCGATCACGCCGAATTCGGGCGCATCGCAGCCGGTTTGGGCGAGCGCCAGCCCGAGACCGCGTTTCAGCTGGGCCTTCGTCACTTCTCCTATCTGCTGCTGCGAGTCGCGATCGCGTTGACCGCCCTGATTCTGGTCACCAACTTGATGTTGCACCGTCCGCTGATCAATTCGGCACTGTTTGCCCTGGCGATCGCGGTCAGCATCACCCCACAGCTGCTCCCCGCGGTGGTCAGCACCAGCCTGGCCACGGGCACGAGGCAACTGGCCAAGGCCAAGGTACTGGTCAAACGTTTGGTGTGCATCGAGGATTTCGGTGACATCGACATCCTCATCACCGACAAAACCGGAACCCTGACCGAGGGACGCATCAGCCTCATCGATGCAGTAGATCCTGCTGGCGCACATCATGATTCGGTGCTGCGGTTGGCGCTGTTGGCCTCCGACGTCGACCTCGCCAACGGTGTTGCCGCGACCAACGCGCTGGACGCCGCGCTGTGGGCCCACCCGCGCGCGCGGGACGTTGTCGGCGATGACATCGAGCGGGTGGCGCTGCTGCCTTTCGACCACACCCGCCGGGCGACTTCGGCGTTGGTCGACGATCACGGCAATCGTGTCCTGGTGGTCAAGGGCGCACCCGAGCAGATGCTGGCGCGTTGCCTGAGCGCACCACCGGAAGCTCAACAGACCCTGGCCGCGTTGTTCGCGGCCGGGCGCCGTGTTGTCGCCGTGGCGGTCAAGCCGGTGGCCGAGTTGACCACCATCACGGCCGCCGACGAATCCGACCTGATGCTGGTCGGGTTCTGCGTCTTCGCCGACGAACCCAAAGCCGCGGCCCGACAATCGCTCGCCCGGCTCGCCGAGTTGGGCATCGAAGTCAAGATCGCTACCGGCGATAACCCCCAGGTCGCCGAGAAGGTATGTGCCGATTTAGGTTTGGCCTCCAAGGGGACCATCACCGGCGTGCAGATGGAACGGATGAGCGACGACGAGCTCGGGCGTGACGCGCAGGACTACACCATCTTCGCCCGCATCTCGCCCGAACAGAAGGCGCGACTCATCATCGCGGCGCGACGAACCGGACGCTCGGTGGGGTTCCTCGGTGACGGCGTCAACGACGCGCTGGCGTTGCACGCCGCCGACGTGGGAATCTCGGTCGACACCGCAACCGACGTGGCCAAGGACGCGGCCGACGTGGTGCTGCTGGAGAAGGATCTGGGGGTGCTGGCCACCGGAGTGGCTACGGGCAGAAAGATTTTCGCCAACACCATCAAGTACGTTTTCATGGGTACCTCGAGCAACTTCGGCAACACCTTCAGCGCCGCGGCGGCTTCGGCGTTTCTGCCATTTCTGCCGATGTTGGCCAGCCAGATCTTGCTCGGCAACCTGCTTTATGACGCGTCGCAACTGGCCATCCCCACCGACCGCGTCGATGAGGAGCAGTGCGATGCGCCGTCACACTGGAACGTCGCCTTCATCCGCCGGTTCATGCTCACGTTCGGCCCCATTAACTCGCTGTTCGACTTCTTGACCTTCGGCTTCATGCTCGGCGTCCTGCACGCTGGTGAGGTGGCGTTTCACACCGGCTGGTTCCTGGAAAACCTGCTCACCCAAACGTTTATCGTCTTCGCTATCCGTACCCGCAGGGTGCCGTTCCTGCGCAGCAGGCCGGGCACCTTGCTGACGGCGACGTTGGTGTCGGTGGACGTGATCGGGTTCGTGCTCACCATCACACCGCTGGGCCGCAAACTGGGCTTCGTCCCGCTGCCCTGGCCGTTCTACGCCGCACTGGCCGCGTTCATCGTCACCTACCTGTGCATGGTCGAGGCTGCCAAGAAGGTGTTCTACAGCGAGCCGATGCGGGTATTCGGCCAGCCTTACCGCACTCGCGGACTGAGCCACCGGATCGCGCGCCGGGCCGCTCGCTTCGTCCACTCCGGCGCGCGTCCCCAGCGGGCGAGAACGTGATCACGCGAGCGTTGCGGGCCGCGGTCGCCACCACCCAGATAGCGGCGGGAACTGCCCTGCTGGGAGGCAACGCCGCGGTGAGCGTCGGCAAGTCACTATTCCATGCCGCGCCCGATGTGTCGGCGCTGACGCACGCTGCGGTCGGCGTGACGATAGAGGCGATGGGTGGGCAACCGGCAAGGCGGTTCAGCAGTAACGGTGCGCGGCACTGGATCGAGGTGCGGGGCCTCGACGGTGCGCACGCCGCGGCGGTCGCGTCCGAAGTACTGGCCACCGTCCGCGCGACTTCTGGTGTGCGACATGCCTTCCTGAACTTCGCCCTGGCGCGGGTGGTGGTGACCGTGGCCGATGACGGACCGTCGGCGACCGAGCTGTGTCGCGTGGTCGCCGCTGCCGAACGACGCGACACCGCACGCGCCCCACGACGGCGTCCGATGAGCCTGCCCGGCGACGATGCGCTGCTGATGGGCCGGATGATCGCGGCCACGGCCGCCTCTGTGGGCCTTGGACTCTCACTGACCGGCAGCCTGCTGCGGCTGCCCCGACTGCCCGACCTGGTGGCCGTGCCGCCGACGGTGGCCGACCACCTGCCGCGGTTGCGCCGGGAGGTGGAGCGACGCCTCGGGTCCGACGGCACCGATCTGTTGTTCGGCGTCGTCAACGCCACCGCCGCGGCGCTCACGCTGTCGCCGACGGCGGCGGCCGCCGAGGCCGCCACCCGCGCCATGCTGGCGACCGAGGCGTTCAACGGCCGGCTGGCCTGGTTCCGGCACGAACCGGGGCTGGCCGGCGAGCCGGTGCCCGGCGACTCGGCCCCGGCATCCGTCGGCGGTAACCCGGCGCTGCCGGACGGGCCCGCCGAACGCTACGCCAACCGCATCGGCGTCGCCGGCATCGGCGCGGCCGCGGCGGTCGGCCTGCTGACCCGCAATCCGGACGCGGCGGGCGCCGCCGCGCTGGCCGCCGTCCCCAAACCGTTGCGGACCGTCCGGGAAGCGTTCGGCTGCACCATGAATCGTGTCCTGTCCACCCGCCACGACACGCTGGTGCTGCGCCCCCGCGCGTTGCGCACGCTCGACCGGATCGACGCGATCATGATCGACCCGCGAGCGCTGTACACCGACGAATTGACCGTCAGTCGTGTTCTGGGAGTGGCTAATTCGGCACGGGCGCACGCCTGGGAAGCGGTGCGGACCGCGCTGGACAACGACGGCCTGGGGCCGGGATGGCACCAGCTGACCGGGATTCCCGGGGCCGGCAGCGTTGGGGAGGCGCTCATCAGCCCGGTCCGCGATCCGTTCGCGGCGGCGGTGCTCACCGAAGCGCGACGGGCACAGCCGCGCGTCTATTCCCTCGATGACGACGGATTACGTTCGCTGGCACAGGGTTTCGACCAACTATACCCCTCGGACGGGTCGA is part of the Mycobacterium mantenii genome and encodes:
- a CDS encoding magnesium transporter CorA family protein, whose product is MQIASNIQGHVWRGGKPLDDFEFGKISDYLSEPDTLVWVDLCEPDHDALCGLADELGLNRWAVEDAVAAAERVKATAYETHTFFTVYAVDVANDAADAGQRMLSMQRISGFVLPQGLITVRLTSDFDMAQVTRRWQEIGGQRYGVGALVHGLLDVVVDSHFTAVEALDDCIEAIEDELFDGTPRKGIFQRRTFRLRRDLVNLRRVALPMREVVNAIAHHRVSDGSDRHLDPLYADLYDHVLRVSEWTESLRDMITTIFETNLSLQDARLNTVMKKLTGWAAIIAVPTAITGFYGQNVPYPGFGSAAGFAASTSVIVVLMAVLYVMFRRRDWL
- a CDS encoding DUF5994 family protein, whose amino-acid sequence is MEQSNRLQLKPYRAVSEHIDGAWWPRSTNLVDELPCLVASLSDRLGQVVMVGYRRNGWQQTPALAEIDGHTIELLGFTSNEPASVIVMAESGRHITLHVIRPDTDENAARRALDAVRTPAATQVSPAVRATVGRSVVDVADKLARHEGLDDERRTAQIRRWCEETAQRFIDAPVQTFVPILVEHIVRNRMMESPKQHYPPDGGLCITVPGSSAPYSISS
- a CDS encoding PPE family protein translates to MDFGILPPEVTSALIHSGPGAWSWIEAAGMWQELSMELEQAAASYTAELLWLSTTWQGPSALAMAQAFEPYIEWLRLTAQQCQQVATSVQLMIAAFETTHWTVVHPSVVAANRARLAMLLATNFFGINYPAIAETEAEYQTMWLNNSAAMMRYAATSASTVRPPTFESPPQVANPSGVATQAALLPTTNTGNTGTQIAAALSGTSQDLAASSAFGLDPDSGWFRYFSVWGWQFIASGFPVNMLSYLAQLNAAQALQGGVGADIFGGLAEGTAALSSADAQLLGAVGSSLAPRATLGIGISLGNLTMPPATVGMLGSSAPVQLTSAVSALPPGAGQTPLLPMAPMRPTRGSAKDRRRKGRDYDDIEYGAELPGTVMHKPPSGG
- a CDS encoding PPE family protein → MDLFAPPEVTSTLIHTGPGAGSLIEAAGAWQRLAVELENSVSTYASTLSSLIESWDGPSAMAMLQSVQPYLLWLRETAQQAAQMATSADTAASAFTAARASIVPPAVVTANRTRLAQLLATNRFGTNTAAIAETENEYQTMWANNSAAMSRYQATSSQATTQLSQFNSPLAITDPTGTVNQQAAVNTALVNSSGNSSVGSVLNALNTPGGFDPNTGWFNYWSTWGNQFISSGFPINMLSYLAQNSSASALQSVGGDIGSGLSEGLGAATASLSNAVKGIGAGMAPTGAMGVGVSLGKLTAPPAVVGLLPGTQTGVQLASAASPLPASEAGLPVMPMMVPPGTGSSAGTGWRKRKQQKYEDIDYGQQVKGKVMPRNPSAG
- a CDS encoding HNH endonuclease signature motif containing protein, giving the protein MFEEAIARLDELFERQHPSVTPVSAALLERIGVFSRVENRAAAEQLTAIGDLFAHRLSRCSECEEWAVDTEAAVSAEVAAELRIGQGLAGSKVRYARAMRERLPEVGAVFAAGDIDYSMFQTIVFRTGLIDDPEVLARVDAELAVNAARWPSMTRGRLAAQVDKIVARADADAVRRRKELVADRRVWVVDVEGGWSHIEGSLLAPDAHALDKRLDALAATVCAHDPRSREQRRADALGALAGGADRLGCRCGRRDCAAGTRPAAGPVVIHVIAEAGSLDGRGGGAPACEVGAEGLIPPDLVAELAASARLAPLVHPGAAPPEPGYVPSKALADFVRCRDLTCRWPGCDQPAVNCDVDHTIPYADGGPTHASNLKCYCRTHHLVKTFWGWREQQLPDVTLILTSPAGLTYVTTPGSALLFPSLCRGLGGAPATEADVVPDYCADRTAMMPKRRRTRAQNRAARVTTERRLNRQGRQAKHREREAAHFGPAPPADGDDDPPPF